A stretch of the Gossypium hirsutum isolate 1008001.06 chromosome D07, Gossypium_hirsutum_v2.1, whole genome shotgun sequence genome encodes the following:
- the LOC107954343 gene encoding vacuolar protein sorting-associated protein 26B isoform X2, with translation MNYLVGAFKPPCNIFISFADGRSRKQVPLKKENGKTVMVALFQSQESIVGEVVIEPVHRKKVEHNGVKIELLGQIELYFDRGNFYDFTSLVRELDIPGELYERKTYPFEFSTVEMPYESYNGVNVRLRYILKVTISRNYVGNIVEYQEFVVRNYTPPPSINNIIKMEVGIEDCLHIEFEYSKSKYHLKDVIIGKIYFLLVRIKLKNMDLEIRRRESTGSGPNTYVETETLAKFELMDGAPVRGESIPIRLFLSPYELTPTYQNINNKFSVKYYLNLVLVDEEDRRYFKQQEITMYRLLETS, from the exons ATG AATTACCTAGTTGGAGCTTTCAAGCCGCCGTgtaatattttcatttcatttgcaGATGGAAGAAGCCGTAAGCAG GTTCCACTAAAGAAGGAAAATGGGAAAACAGTTATGGTTGCTCTCTTCCAGAGCCAAGAAAGTATTGTAGGAGAG GTTGTTATAGAACCAGTACATAGGAAGAAGGTCGAACATAATGGAGTAAAAATTGAGCTCCTTGGTCAGATAG AATTATATTTTGATAGAGGCAACTTCTATGATTTTACCTCCCTTG TGCGCGAACTAGATATTCCTGGTGAATTGTACGAAAGAAAAACATATCCATTTGAATTTTCTACGGTGGAGATGCCATATGAGTCTTATAATGGAGTCAATGTTAGGCTTAG GTATATACTGAAAGTGACAATCAGTAGAAACTATGTCGGCAACATTGTGGAGTACCAAGAATTTGTG GTTCGCAACTATACTCCACCTCCatcaatcaataacattatcaag ATGGAAGTCGGGATTGAGGATTGTCTACATATTGAATTTGAGTACAGTAAAAGCAA GTATCATTTGAAGGATGTCATTATCggcaaaatttattttcttcttgttagaattaagttaaaaaatatgGACCTTGAGATCAGGCGTCGAGAGTCCACTGGATCAGGGCCTAATACATATGTTGAGACAGAGACCCTTGCAAAATTTGAGTTGATGGATGGTGCTCCTGTAAGAG GCGAATCCATTCCTATCAGACTCTTTTTAAGTCCATATGAACTGACACCGACATATCAGAACATCAACAATAAATTCAGTGTGAAATACTATTTGAATCTTGTTCTAGTGGACGAAGAAGATCGCCGGTACTTCAAACAGCAAGAAATCACTATGTACCGGCTTCTTGAAACCTCATAG
- the LOC107954343 gene encoding vacuolar protein sorting-associated protein 26A isoform X1: MNYLVGAFKPPCNIFISFADGRSRKQVPLKKENGKTVMVALFQSQESIVGEVVIEPVHRKKVEHNGVKIELLGQIELYFDRGNFYDFTSLVRELDIPGELYERKTYPFEFSTVEMPYESYNGVNVRLRYILKVTISRNYVGNIVEYQEFVVRNYTPPPSINNIIKWLLLLLVLQYNYKYSLFEHVSQAELGSFLYCPSQADDPMEVGIEDCLHIEFEYSKSKYHLKDVIIGKIYFLLVRIKLKNMDLEIRRRESTGSGPNTYVETETLAKFELMDGAPVRGESIPIRLFLSPYELTPTYQNINNKFSVKYYLNLVLVDEEDRRYFKQQEITMYRLLETS; the protein is encoded by the exons ATG AATTACCTAGTTGGAGCTTTCAAGCCGCCGTgtaatattttcatttcatttgcaGATGGAAGAAGCCGTAAGCAG GTTCCACTAAAGAAGGAAAATGGGAAAACAGTTATGGTTGCTCTCTTCCAGAGCCAAGAAAGTATTGTAGGAGAG GTTGTTATAGAACCAGTACATAGGAAGAAGGTCGAACATAATGGAGTAAAAATTGAGCTCCTTGGTCAGATAG AATTATATTTTGATAGAGGCAACTTCTATGATTTTACCTCCCTTG TGCGCGAACTAGATATTCCTGGTGAATTGTACGAAAGAAAAACATATCCATTTGAATTTTCTACGGTGGAGATGCCATATGAGTCTTATAATGGAGTCAATGTTAGGCTTAG GTATATACTGAAAGTGACAATCAGTAGAAACTATGTCGGCAACATTGTGGAGTACCAAGAATTTGTG GTTCGCAACTATACTCCACCTCCatcaatcaataacattatcaag TGGCTTTTGCTTCTCTTAGTGCTCCAATACAATTACAAGTATTCTCTTTTTGAACACGTGTCTCAAGCGGAACTTGGGTCATTCTTATACTGTCCTTCTCAAGCAGATGATCCA ATGGAAGTCGGGATTGAGGATTGTCTACATATTGAATTTGAGTACAGTAAAAGCAA GTATCATTTGAAGGATGTCATTATCggcaaaatttattttcttcttgttagaattaagttaaaaaatatgGACCTTGAGATCAGGCGTCGAGAGTCCACTGGATCAGGGCCTAATACATATGTTGAGACAGAGACCCTTGCAAAATTTGAGTTGATGGATGGTGCTCCTGTAAGAG GCGAATCCATTCCTATCAGACTCTTTTTAAGTCCATATGAACTGACACCGACATATCAGAACATCAACAATAAATTCAGTGTGAAATACTATTTGAATCTTGTTCTAGTGGACGAAGAAGATCGCCGGTACTTCAAACAGCAAGAAATCACTATGTACCGGCTTCTTGAAACCTCATAG
- the LOC107956067 gene encoding CBL-interacting serine/threonine-protein kinase 3, with the protein MSQPKIKRRVGKYEVGRTIGEGTFAKVKFARNSETGEAVALKILDKEKVLKHKMAEQIKREIATMKLIQHPNVVRLYEVMGSKTKIFIVLEFVTGGELFDKIVNNGRMREDEARRYFQQLINAVDYCHSRGVYHRDLKPENLLLDAYGNLKVSDFGLSALSKQVRDDGLLHTTCGTPNYVAPEVLNDRGYDGATADLWSCGVILFVLLAGYLPFDDSNIMNLYKKISAAEFTCPPWLSFSAMKLITQILDPNPITRITIPEILQDEWFKKDYKPPMFEEKDDTNLDDVEAVFRDSEEHHVTEKREEQPTPMNAFELISMSNGLNLGNLFDAEQGFKRETRFTSTRPANEIIHKIEEAAKPLGFDVHKKNYKMRLENMKAGRKGNLNVATEIFQVAPSLHMVEVRKAKGDTLEFHKFYKNLSSSLDDVVWKTEEDMKEVK; encoded by the exons ATGAGTCAACCTAAAATCAAGCGTCGTGTGGGTAAATATGAGGTGGGAAGGACAATTGGGGAGGGGACATTTGCTAAAGTGAAGTTTGCAAGAAATTCTGAGACAGGGGAAGCTGTGGCACTTAAGATCCTTGATAAAGAGAAGGTTCTCAAGCACAAGATGGCTGAACAG ATCAAGCGGGAAATAGCAACAATGAAGTTGATACAGCATCCAAATGTTGTTCGTTTATACGAG GTGATGGGAAGCAAGACAAAGATATTTATTGTTCTGGAGTTTGTTACCGGGGGAGAGCTCTTTGATAAAATT GTAAACAATGGACGGATGAGAGAAGATGAGGCACGGAGATACTTCCAGCAGCTCATTAATGCTGTTGATTATTGCCATAGCAGGGGTGTATACCATAGAGACCTGAAG CCTGAAAATTTGCTCTTAGATGCTTACGGTAACCTCAAAGTTTCTGACTTTGGATTGAGTGCACTATCTAAGCAAGTCAGG GATGATGGTCTCCTTCACACTACCTGTGGAACACCAAATTACGTTGCTCCTGAG GTCCTTAATGATAGAGGTTATGACGGGGCAACTGCGGACCTCTGGTCGTGTGGCGTGATACTCTTTGTGTTGCTTGCAGGTTACTTGCCTTTTGATGATTCCAATATTATGAATCTCTATAAAAAG ATTTCAGCAGCTGAATTCACTTGCCCCCCTTGGCTATCTTTTAGTGCGATGAAATTGATAACTCAAATCTTGGATCCGAACCCAATTACC CGCATTACCATTCCCGAAATTTTGCAAGACGAATGGTTTAAGAAAGATTACAAACCTCCCATGTTTGAGGAGAAAGACGATACGAACTTAGATGACGTAGAAGCTGTATTTAGGGATTCTGAA GAGCACCATGTTACGGAAAAGCGAGAAGAGCAACCAACGCCTATGAATGCATTCGAGTTAATTTCTATGTCAAACGGGTTAAACCTCGGGAACCTGTTTGATGCGGAACAG GGATTTAAGAGAGAAACAAGGTTTACATCTACACGTCCTGCTAATGAGATTATCCACAAGATTGAGGAAGCCGCAAAGCCTCTTGGGTTTGATGTGCACAAGAAGAATTACAAG ATGAGACTTGAGAATATGAAAGCTGGGAGGAAAGGGAACCTTAACGTGGCCACGGAG ATATTTCAAGTGGCACCTTCTTTGCATATGGTCGAGGTGCGAAAAGCTAAGGGTGATACACTGGAATTCCACAAG TTCTATAAAAACCTTTCAAGCTCTCTCGATGATGTAGTTTGGAAAACTGAGGAGGACATGAAAGAGGTGAAGTAA